A stretch of Myxococcus hansupus DNA encodes these proteins:
- a CDS encoding DUF4157 domain-containing protein gives MSRGATFSERLVDAGRGLLTGVTSASVGVARSVGVVLKSVGGGVAQCARGRPREGLPRVGQGLTRVAQLPADAVLMVGGRVLSSVQVLAGLEPPGRRLTEDEIASVRPVFGDSLNYAAVRVKVGRLGLLGLPGRAFAHGNTVFVPPRGGAVDFGLLVHELTHVWQHQHGGTAYLSAALAAQWSGDGYDWRKGVSREKRWAQLNPEQQAQLIEDAAVAGLIPFTQHVSARMKLRGWTDAALALLDEAVDSLRAGRGAP, from the coding sequence ATGAGCCGCGGGGCCACGTTCTCGGAGCGGCTGGTGGATGCGGGCCGAGGTCTGCTCACGGGGGTCACGAGCGCGTCGGTGGGGGTGGCTCGCAGCGTGGGGGTGGTGTTGAAGTCCGTGGGCGGCGGCGTGGCGCAGTGCGCGCGGGGCCGTCCGCGCGAGGGACTCCCCCGTGTGGGGCAGGGCCTGACGCGCGTCGCCCAGCTCCCCGCGGATGCGGTGCTGATGGTGGGCGGGCGCGTGCTCAGCTCGGTGCAGGTGCTCGCGGGACTGGAGCCCCCGGGCCGCCGCCTCACCGAGGATGAAATCGCCAGCGTGCGCCCCGTCTTCGGGGACAGCCTGAACTACGCGGCGGTGCGCGTGAAGGTGGGCCGGCTGGGCCTGTTGGGCCTCCCGGGCCGGGCCTTCGCGCATGGCAACACCGTCTTCGTCCCGCCTCGCGGCGGGGCCGTGGACTTCGGCCTGCTCGTGCATGAGCTGACACACGTCTGGCAACACCAGCACGGGGGCACCGCGTACCTGAGCGCGGCGCTGGCCGCGCAGTGGTCCGGTGATGGCTACGACTGGCGCAAGGGCGTGAGCCGCGAGAAGCGCTGGGCCCAGCTCAACCCCGAGCAGCAGGCCCAGCTCATCGAGGACGCCGCCGTCGCGGGCCTCATCCCGTTCACCCAGCACGTGTCCGCGCGCATGAAGCTGCGAGGTTGGACGGACGCGGCGCTGGCCTTGTTGGACGAGGCCGTGGACAGCCTGCGCGCGGGCCGCGGCGCGCCCTGA